TGGCCCAACTTAAAGCATATCTGTTTTTTTAAGCTACGGTGATTTTGTCATTTGCTATTTACATATAAATATGTATTTTAGTGTTGAGTAAACAAAACGTtgttgaaatgaagatgtgatcattgcagtcattcatttcattcgtatgtccacagttcacataatatttaAATAGTTGTTGTTGTCCCCGTTTGTCAAATGAATATATTCTAAGGAATTGCCTGAATACTTGAAGTACATGCATTAATGCATTAATGCATTGACAGTTGCTGTGAGTCCAAAAGTTTAGAGCATgttcttataattattattataagaacATGCTCTAAACTTTTGGACTCACAGCAACTGACTGAAACTAGGAAACATACTAGGTCTTCTTAgctgtttctttccttttattttcccCTGATGCACGGCAAGCAGCTTTGTGATTCTTCCAGTCTGCAGTTTGACACTCCCTGTAAAGTTAAGTTTATGGCCTCAATGTTAATCCAATAAAAGCATCCATGCACTTGCTGCTCGTTCCATTGACCTCTCAACTGAGGGATGCCTCACATTGCTCTCTGACAATacctccaatttttttttccaattcttAGGGTTTAATAACATTTCTATTTATAAGGTACTGTGTAAGATTCATATTCCAAATTGGATACaaagaagttttcattttcatttctgtcatcaatgtaaAACAAAGTCCAAACACAGGATCATCAGGTGACTATACTAACCACAACACAGTATTACCCCATTTTAAGTTTAGGGTCACAGCTGTTGATTAATAATTGCTCTCCAGTGAATATATTCGATAgtaaactaataataattattattacactaTCCCTAACCCAATCAAATCATTACTTATTCTCAATTGAAAGCCTCTGTAGATCAACGGTCACActgaacaatattattttgcaaaaactGAATTCAAAGTCTTTTCTTACTTGTCACagtacttttgttttctacaGGAGGAACATCTCAACAACTTGCTTTCTTTGACATTCTTGGTACACATTCTGTTACCACACATGACAGGTAGTTTAACATTAGCAAATGATTGGTACACAGGAGTCATTCGCTCTTTCAATGGAAGATCAACTGGATTAAAGAATGGGAGTCTCTTTTCTTCTGCATCTTGTCCATGTTCATAACTCCTTTTAAATCCAACCATGTTCTTGGTATACAAGGCAAGTTGAGCAAGATAGTAACAAACATTTGGGTACGTTTTCCAGCAAGGTGGTGCCTCGGCCAGAAACTCTTTTAAAGTCTTCTCAGCACCATCAAACAACTGTTCCTTTGTCCAAAGACTATATTTGGAAACATTTCTTCTCAGTGCTTCACATTGCTGGTCAAGCAGAACTTCAGTTGACTCATCTTTACTGTTACTTCCCATTTCAGCTCTCACCATGGAAATATATAACTTTTGCAAGCAGTACCCTAGCCCTCTCTTGGCTGGAAAGTAAGATGGACAGTACTTTAAGGAATTCTCAAAAGCTTCAGCGGCATCCTCAAATTGATCTTTAACAATGTAGAGGCCACcaagaagaaaatacaaaatgtgAAGCCAGCTAGTGTAACTGTCATCAAACTTGAAGGGATCTTCAGGAGGCAGACTGCCTGGTTTGTCactttgaataaaattaattatgttttCCAAACACATAATCCTTTTGTGGTCAACCTTGTGGCTTGCAATGGATATTTTTCTCAAAGTTCCTTGGAAAGCAAACAATATCACAAGACCCTCAAAGAaacgtgaattttttttcagtgtaatTTCACAAAGGCGAAATACCTCAGTCTTCACGTCATTGTTAAGAGGAAAAGCTTGCAATATAGAATTCTCCGCCAAATAACCGTATGCTATGAGAGAAATTCCTCTTTCGTTGGTGAAGTTGCTCTTTTGAAGGATTTCACAGCCTTCTTTAACCAGTCTGAAAGCTTTTAAGTAAATTTTTGCTGTTGGAGACCAACCAAACTTACTAAGCATTTCTTCTGAGAAGAGGACAGGTTGCAAAATTGCCAATGGATGTACTTCACTTTTCTGCTTCAATTTCTCTGCCATGATGCCATATGATTGAGCAAGGACTTCTTCTGTTATATCTGAGGCAGAATGTTGTGTGACATTCAACTGTTCACATTGCTGAAGAAGctgaaaaaagaattaaattcaatgggttagtcttttttttttcaaggaaacTAATAGTaatcaattcaattttattaGGTTATTATGTCCAATATATTTATGATTTATGGTCTTTGAACCAAAATAAAGAATGTGACCTGGACCCTCATATCCAAGGATGTAAACTTTTAAGAAAAATCAGCCAGAGTGGTAAAAGTATACCATGACGCCAAAATTTGTGCTGCATGATGAGCACCCATGCAGTTTGAATTCAAAGTTAAAACcatgttgttttttatttgagaGCACTTAGTACCCTTTGTGTGAGGTCAGTTTCACAGAGTTGGTAATGTGCCGCAGTcatcttcaaaacaatttgtgcttTCCCCCACTACTTCACTAAGTATGTGGGCTGACATCAGTTCAAGTCAATGTGAACCTGAATTGCGGTTTTTATTGGTACACTTCAGTGATCTTAGCACAACAGAGGAAACCACAGTATGTATATAATAATTGTGTTAAGCCTcatgaataaattttattagCATCATTGTTGactctgtttgtttgtttgttttgacatTCCGTTTCTACAGAAACATACACTTAATCTAagcaaacatgaaaatttataCCCAATTCACTGTCAGGGAAGTCATGTTTAGATAAATAcaagtacaataattattagcaaACAGGCCATTCTGTTGTTAGCATGTAGTTTTAAACA
The DNA window shown above is from Acropora palmata chromosome 7, jaAcrPala1.3, whole genome shotgun sequence and carries:
- the LOC141886533 gene encoding uncharacterized protein LOC141886533 isoform X1, which codes for MNLLNPSNLNFSTYCMEKYGTIENLQRKAKNGEITAQVDLGTAYSAGLGEELPKDTDKAIGWLNTAVERGCELPFTLAKLGELLDWKGTIKHRRKAYEMYQRAARLGCTSSQINLAEMYRCGVEGVVNEDLSEAFKWYKKAAGEDPSNSCSPDLGGVGKLLAGTMKRVETAMGDEQKKSALKCLYKYYLAGDCPEGRPQPTKAIYYLTRRAELGDTEAQLKLGQVYLHGSCEQLKDVARAKRWLEKAGSNGDVKAKELLQQCEQLNVTQHSASDITEEVLAQSYGIMAEKLKQKSEVHPLAILQPVLFSEEMLSKFGWSPTAKIYLKAFRLVKEGCEILQKSNFTNERGISLIAYGYLAENSILQAFPLNNDVKTEVFRLCEITLKKNSRFFEGLVILFAFQGTLRKISIASHKVDHKRIMCLENIINFIQSDKPGSLPPEDPFKFDDSYTSWLHILYFLLGGLYIVKDQFEDAAEAFENSLKYCPSYFPAKRGLGYCLQKLYISMVRAEMGSNSKDESTEVLLDQQCEALRRNVSKYSLWTKEQLFDGAEKTLKEFLAEAPPCWKTYPNVCYYLAQLALYTKNMVGFKRSYEHGQDAEEKRLPFFNPVDLPLKERMTPVYQSFANVKLPVMCGNRMCTKNVKESKLLRCSSCRKQKYCDKECQTADWKNHKAACRASGENKRKETAKKT
- the LOC141886533 gene encoding uncharacterized protein LOC141886533 isoform X2 — encoded protein: MNLLNPSNLNFSTYCMEKYGTIENLQRKAKNGEITAQVDLGTAYSAGLGEELPKDTDKAIGWLNTAVERGCELPFTLAKLGELLDWKGTIKHRRKAYEMYQRAARLGCTSSQINLAEMYRCGVEGVVNEDLSEAFKWYKKAAGEDPSNSCSPDLGGVGKLLAGTMKRVETAMGDEQKKSALKCLYKYYLAGDCPEGRPQPTKAIYYLTRRAELGDTEAQLKLGQVYLHGSCEQLKDVARAKRWLEKAGSNGDVKAKELLQQCEQLNVTQHSASDITEEVLAQSYGIMAEKLKQKSEVHPLAILQPVLFSEEMLSKFGWSPTAKIYLKAFRLVKEGCEILQKSNFTNERGISLIAYGYLAENSILQAFPLNNDVKTEVFRLCEITLKKNSRFFEGLVILFAFQGTLRKISIASHKVDHKRIMCLENIINFIQSDKPGSLPPEDPFKFDDSYTSWLHILYFLLGGLYIVKDQFEDAAEAFENSLKYCPSYFPAKRGLGYCLQKLYISMVRAEMGSNSKDESTEVLLDQQCEALRRNVSKYSLWTKEQLFDGAEKTLKEFLAEAPPCWKTYPNVCYYLAQLALYTKNMVGFKRSYEHGQDAEEKRLPFFNPVDLPLKERMTPVYQSFANVKLPVMCGNRMCTKNVKESKLLRCSSCRKQKYCDKECQTADWKNHKAACRASGENKRKETAKKT